The Branchiostoma lanceolatum isolate klBraLanc5 chromosome 17, klBraLanc5.hap2, whole genome shotgun sequence genome contains the following window.
TGCAATATCCATATAGAAGTGGTTGGTTGTATGTGCGTGCATAAAGACATGTTTTACCCGTTTCTGTGGCAGTGTCGTCCTGGATTTTCTTGAGAGTTGACTGCATGACCTGTTTCACCCTGGTACAGACGGCTCCCAGTGTCCCAGCCTCCCTACTGTGGTCCCAGAAGTCTgttgaaaatgatagaaaaacttttaaaacatcaTTGTCTCCATTTTATTATCAACTATTAGTAGGCCTGAAATTAGACCACTGTTTCATTGAGAAATAGAATATTAAAATAAATATGGCAAATGAAAATTCTAATGCCTCATTTTTCACCTAAGTTCTGGAGTAGCCTTGTGGCACCAAatttttattgatttgtttgtctGCATTgcataccttttttttttttgggggggggggtacaaggTTTGGAAGCAGGGAGACGGTTAACCAGCTTCAAAAGTGCAATCTATAATGTCAATCTCTCCATGATTGATACTacaaactgtaaggtttgaacctAAATTTTCACATAACTTGCTTGTGCGGAAGTTTTCAAGCTTTGTGGAAGTTTTCAAGCTTGGTTCGAGCgagagctcgaccaaagtaagtAAAGTAAGTTGCTTGTCACAGTAGTCTCAGATAACTATAAAACATGTTCAGATTTAGTATATAAGCAGGAATTTAGCAAAAATGCTGGTTTAAATAGCActtaagaaataaaacatccatagcttggGCCTCACCTGTCTTCTGTGCTCCATCATCTTTTTTCTCCATCTTTTCATCTCCACTCTCATCGTCACCATCTCCTGATGAATCTTCCCCATCATCACCTTGGTCTTTCTCCTTCGCTTTCCCCGCACGTTTTCTTGTAGGagaaacacacatgcacaaaaatTACTCACCACCCAAAAGAGCAATTCTACAAtctacaattaaaaaaaaattacggCTCTTGGTCAGTTGGTGGCCGATGTTGGTGTTTTAGGCAaagttttgacagattagccgaagaggttCGATGGGTGGCACTCCACAGTCATGGTAGGTAGGAAGATCGTgttaagggcacaacatcgggtcATGGCGAGTATCAAACCCagaacctattggttctgaggcCAACGCTCAAACCGTTACCCCAAACATATGCCACGACCATACAACAGGAGGGCAGAAACCAAAGGTCCCAGTCAATGTCATATTTCGATTTCTATGAATCATACCGGGACTTCTCCATCCTTTTATCTCCACTTccttcctccttctcctcctcctcatctccTGGTCCATCTTCCTGTTCACTTGTTTCCTTGTCAGCATCTTGTTCTCCTTCCTCTTGGGCTTTCTCCTCCTTGATCTTTTTCTTGGTAGGTACCTTGAAAGtcattgttttcagaaaaattaGAGTCAAATATCACATATTTCTCGTAAATTTTCTATCTTACTAGAATTGCGGCAAAACCAGGATTTTCTATGGTAAACCAAATTTCTGTACAGTCCATCTTTAAATCTGATTTCCACAGAATGAGCATTTGATGTTAACCATTAAGAACAGGTGCTTTAGCATGTAACACTGTCATCAATGAAACAGGCTTTTAAATGTTAATGTTATCAAGCATGTGCTAGAACATGTAGACATGAGACACATCACTTTATTTACTTAATAGACTTACAATACATCTGTCTCATAATCATAAATTAATGCTTTCCTAATGAACATCAAGTGTATTCTTCACAACCAAACACTTACCCTTCGTACTGCTGGTATGATCATATCATCATCAGTGAAGGACTCTTCATCTGTTTCATCATACTTAACAGTGGTCCGCGCACGTTTACTTGAAAgagaaataaacacaaacaaaattacCACCCATATGTTAGAGCAACTgcatacaacatacaacatgagGTCAGAAACCAAATATAAGTCAGCTTCCAAGTTCGATTAATCGTTACAGGTACAATAACTAATTTGTTTTTCAGTACATCACCACTTTAGTTATGGGTTCTAATTATAAGTTAACTGCATTAAATTTCTATTACTGCTCATGGTCTCAGAACAGAGTTTTCCAATCCCTACTTTTacacaaaactgtaaaatgAGACCTCAATCAGTGTCAATTTACATGATGAGAAGAAGAACACCACCCATCCCCAATTGTACCTTCTTCGAGGACTCTCCTCATCCTTTCGACCTTTCTTGAAAGGCCGCCCTCTCTTCCTTTGGGACGCTCTCTTCGGTGTGGTTCTCTTGGAGGGGGAGGCGTCCCAACTCGGATCTGTATTCTCATCATCTGGCTCTTCATCCCTTTCTTCTTCATCCGAAGACTTCcagttttcatcatcatcatccatatCACTTGTCAAATCCTTGTGTTTCGGACAGTACATTcttgaagaaatgaaaaaaatcagtttGGTTCTTGGGCTCATGATTCAGATATAGCAAATTATCTTAAATCACTATGAATAgttaaaaacatgttttacctCTGCATgtagaagaacccaacacacttatcgagaagagtaagggtgaaccggtgtgcttggtcaaaaacgcgTGCcatggcaaagccgcattgcactaccactagctacttgaaaaagcatcatgcttcacctcaattgaggatgactgcttttcCTTTACCATACTAGAAATATGGAAATTTTGTGGTAAAAGCTTTACATtacatgaatgaaaaaaagtacTCACAGGAATTGTCCTTCGTCGGGGTTTTCTTCAAACACATAGTCGTAATCCATGCCACACTTGTAGTGACACGTCTTAGTACACTTTTCTTTGTCACAGCCGATGGTGGCTCCCTTCTTATGACAAACACTGCAGCTCTAACAATGGAGATGAACAATGGGGACTAAGAAAACAGTAAGGACAATGTACAGCCTGTATCCAGCCTTGCACAGTTATTGTCATTCACTACCCAACTGTTGAAGAAGCAACCATTGAGGACTGGCTTTTAGCAAGGATCAATAGTCAGGGACTCAGGATGTTCAAAAATTGTgtacgtggggggggggggggggttgttcaTGCTGTCCGAATCAttgtatgaggaaaaaacaacaacttactagtagcagtgtgtgtgtgtagaacaaatcaaacaaattcaATGCAAATGTGTAAATTACCAAGGAAACAGGACATCATATGGGTGTCCCCTGCCAAAGTAAGGTGTctagtttatttgtttgttttttatgtatggcatccagaagacgcccttgcaccctgctagctaatagcctgattGAGAGAAGCAGGCCAAATCTGAAGTTGAACAAgactggataccaggctatataGCTAATGATATTagtctagagtagagtagagtagagtcttcagtcaggtaggatgcattacatccagtttagaccgctcctttGTAACACTTCTTTAGCCGACTGACACTGTGGGTTTCTGCGGGTGGTCCAGGGCTCtgaagttgtattttacagGATGGCTTTCCATAAGGCGGTCAAACCTGGCTTTAAAAGCATTCACTGAAGGGGCGTTGACAACCTCTTCTGGCAGTTCGTTCCACCAGGGAATGACCCTGTGGATTGTGTTAGTCACACTGATCCATTGGGCTTTGTATCTACATTGCAGCAAATGAGTGGCTACAATTGGAAAATACATAGTCTTGATCATTGATGCattcaaacacaacaaaactattGGGTTAGTCGGGTTACACTCCCCAAGGACATTGCATTTAACCAAAAACTTCTGAATCAGTTTCATAAATTCAAACATTAAAAGCAAAGTGTTCAGCCTCACTAAGTTTTGTCAACTATCATTAAACATGTATTATTATatgattcatcatcatcatcattcttccggaAACTCCAgtgagatacaatcaataaagtttttccagtacgatctgtccttcatggcagATAATAATGcagaacctgagagtccagAGTCTTACCAATGCCAATCCTcgctttatttctttcttcacatcttctgGGTCGAACATCCCGAAATCCTCAAATTGAGAGGAGTCACTATCTTCCTGGACCAGTCCACTGGAGTACAGCTGGCAAAAGAAATTCAGAACATTATTAATCAAAATTTCATATCAAATAGACAGAACCCAATATCCCTACCAACCTCTGCCAAAACAAATTAATATTGCAGACACTCTCTTACTGGGTGTGCTGTGTAATTataaactttgattgacagctgggaACAGCCTATTACTTATCATATCAGATATTCTATAGACTATAACTCAACAGAtatgatttttgtggcagagactgccattctcgtatagggctgtttagccatagtcgatgctgtagggctgttgtgaattaggatttaaCCATgttcaatactgaccgacggaggccataagAGATAATTCACATTTACAGTCTAATGTAATTATAAGATCGATATTCAAGCTTCAATGTCAAATGAGGATAAAAGATCAACTACATACAGTTGTCAACTCCAAACATGGAGGGTGATAATTTGTTACAAAATGTCAATCAATGAACCCATTGATCAATTAATTAAAAGGACCTCCTTGATTGAATCCAGAGGTTTGTCTGTGATGGTTCTTCCCCCATCGAGATCCCTAGCATTGTTAAAATTGTAATGTTATAGtaactgtacatttgtacttaggAAAATCACAATAAATTAGGTTCAAACATtcataataaagtgaaatatGTTACCTTTAACGATGAGGAAATTTTAAGGACTCAACCTTAAATTTTAGCTATAAATAACGTTATAGACCCAGCTGCTTATCCCACAAGTGATCATACCAGTATCTAGAGTAGAGAGACAAGGAGACAAATATCCAAAGAATAATAATGCCGTATTTTGATGAGATTATCATAACAAAATTTTTACCATGCACAAGAAGTGGGCTGCCACATCGTCCGCCACATATAGAGTGTCGCAGGTTCTCTCGACTTCATATCCGAGGTTACAGAAGCCGCATCGCGCTGCCTGGGCTTTCCGAACGGGAGTCTTTCCACTGGTGTCGCCGGTAGATCTGATTTTGGACGATTTCTTTGTTCGATTAGACGCCATGATGCCCACTTTCACTTTCTGTGTTGTTTTGGGCCCGCCCACTCCCAGGATGCATCAGGTAGGGACTGtgcgatatttagcgggggagGACTGGTGTAGAGATggtcaggtaaaaaaaaaggaaacacttCCATGGCCCTCCCCCTGGTTCACAAAATTTTCCTTAGCTCTCATTCAATCCACccaaaaaaatcaatctctttcgTTCCCCCAggcaaaaaagaaaataaattcaACGCCCTCTCTCCCTTTTGCACCAACCCTCCCCTGCtaaatatcgtacagtccctaaGACAAAGGATGATGGTCTTTCCCGATACTTCAAGCAGATACTAGTATTTGGAGGGAAGATGGGAATATCTTCGACAACAACAATATCTTTAATATATCGTAACGTTCTCTCTATTAAAACTCCGTCGTTTTTATAACAGTTACCTATCCCAAGCCAGTAAGAGAAATAGACGTATATGATTTGTCTATATTGGTAAAATTTATCGGTTGATCGATCTTATGCGCAGTTAGCTGGTGCGCCGCTGGCCACGCCCCCTCCTGTATTGGTTTCACAACAACAAAGATGGCGCTGAAATGTGGCAAGGAATCAGGGGCTCTTTGGATAATAGAGTTTTCCGCGGTATATGGACATGTCTTAGTTATCATCCTAACGACTGCTTTTTCTTAAGACCCATGTGCGTCAGGGCAGAGCAGTTTAAGACTTCAGTTGCATCTAAGAGACGACtaatataacgtaatataaACTAACAAAATTATACTATCTGTGATGTTCCTaaattttatgtttgttttggtgtAAGCGTTATAACTTACAACATACTGATTCCCAGAGCCAGCCCCAAAGGTTTGGGGTCTTGGACAAAGTTTCTGACAACTCAAATGATATTCAATATTTTGATTACATTAGTAATAATGATTGTCATAATTATGATTCATCATTATCGCTAGTATCAACATTAacttaacgttatatgtcaTACGTTTGTAATGCATCAATATGTAGCAAAGTTGAGTTTAGGcaaaaattaatttctttcCAGTGCCAAGTGCAGAGTATGGGAGGAGCAAGCCTAGTCATCAGAAACAGTGACCCTTCTTTAGAAACATATGTTGTTGATGTTCAGTAGCAAGGTAACATTAACAACATCAGTCAGTGATACCTTGTCACTGGAGTTGGACAACAATGGCTACGTGGAGGTTGGTAATAGGTGAAACACAATCTTTTcttgtacaaacatgtagttGAGATGATGATGTTAATATTGAGGAAACTTCAAAaagtatcatacatgtataccagtcCTATAGCAATGTCTGTGATGTTTTTATTGATAGATGACCCTTTGACCCTAGTATCAGGTTATGGAAGAAGTGAATGACCTGCTTTGACCTTAGATTTTGCAACGTTTGGATTCATTCCCGTTATTCCCATGATCCTTCTCAGTGGCTCCCAGTTACACAAAGAAACGTACGCTTATTAATTATTAACTCTAAGTAAATATACCTAGCCTAACACCAAGAGAACAGGCTGACTGTCTAAAGTGCACTTCATAATGGTACTACAAAGTCATGCCAAATCCATATGTCGAAAATTACAGTGAAGAGTCATACAAGCAGTAAGTGTTCAACAGTTTAGTACATAAATTGTTCCTGAGATCTTTGATGGTTGAAATATAATGTATGAGTTGATAAGAGTAGAGTCTAAGGGTATAAGAAATGCGTCCGTGAGGAAAGAACAAGCTTTTGTCTTTGTTTGCAGCTATACAGTACTTAGTATAGTTTTGTGTAAAAGTTTTGTTTAGACGTACACAGATTTGATTTGTTGGCATACCTGAGGTcctcagattttttaaaaatcgatTTGGAAACAGAGTCTGGGGGGAAAGTCTGTCTACTTTGTTTCacaaagtttcagggagtgaattaATAAGTCAAGTTTGAATTttctcccagccttctgttttcatcttgcaaACTCTTTCTAAAAATCATGTCCAAGAACAAAGACAATGAATTGGTATCGCCGTTTGATGACATTTCTCAAATTTACCAAGCAATTACCTATCTTTAACCTAACAATTAGTTACATAGTGATCCTttaatttgtttgtatttttctctAAGACAATTTTTGCAGACAAGAATGAAGACTCGCCGTCTGTACCTGGCCCTGTGCCTGACTCTCGTCCTACTGGTCATCAACGTTGTCGCCTACCAGACCATTCTCGGGGACAACAGTAAGAGAACGAAACTGTTTGGCGCAAATTCAAAGTCAAGAAGAAGGAGACAGGACGCAGATGTGCCTGACATCAGTAACAGTCCTACTGTTTTCGAATCCAACAGGTACAGTAGCTTGATTGTAATGTTGAATGCTAGGGGAAAATTTTAAAGCTTGTTGAAGCCATTACAAGGGGCTGTAGGAATGTCTTCTACTGTGTCCAGGCCTTTAACCTTCCTACTataggaggttataacctcatTACCCAACTGAGGTGTGGAAGTgcataaagtgcctttcccaaggacacaacatctggcCCAGTGGCTGATAGGAATGAAACCCGTAACCTCTCGATCCCATATGTCTGCTATCCTAAGCCTTCAGTTCATTATTAATTTGTGCCATTGATTACGCAGTGGTTAATAAGTTAATTATGAGCCACTGGGCTTCAATCCTACAGCTTGATAATGAAGTTAaggttgtcttttttttcactgTGGTCCTAATAGAGGCATTAAAAATGTGCTGTAATGTTTCTTGTTCACTACTTTTTTCTTCAGTCAACGTTCAGCACAATTGCAATTGGTTCCGTAGAAACTTTGTAACCAAAAGTGATAAACCTATTATTAGTTTGATGTCATTTACATGATGTgttgttgtgttatgttatatGACAGGTTGCCAATGACAGGAAACTCCACCATCGGTTACACCCTGAATACGCGACTCATGGCATCCGTTGGCAACGGTCACCTAGCAACAACAGTGTACAGCGACACCATATTTGTCAACGGACTGTACAGTGGGGATGGCTTTAAAGGTGACACAATTGACAATACTTAAATGTAAAACTGTAAGCCATAATTTGTTCCATATACATAGATGATCCtcgttagacatccaggtaataagatatgcaaggtaacgtTTActcattcaagcaactggatgagatTTGGAAAccgtcaaacgtttcagacatcATTTACAGTGTCTTTCGTCAATGACTTATAAAGGACAAACTGGATTACTGAGGTTTTAAACCATAACAGTTCTTTGAagtgatatgtaaatgaggtaaaGATAATTTTAAGATGGTTCAAAGGAAGAggaagtcaagacaaggttctatatactagtaatccAACAGCATTGCTTTGGAGATCATTGGAGATGACAGCTGTAACATTAGGGACTGTGGCACACATTGTAACTGTTGATTCTGTATCATAATATTTTACTGCAGGAGTAATATTCATGTGTAATTGTATTTCACTTCAGGTAGAAGCCATCGTGCCACAATTCCTTCCCCAAACAACATTCGGGTAACCCTCCCATCTGAAGAAGGTGCAGTGAGGAGATTCGCACTTGATGTTGAGAAAGGTACTATCAAAATGAAATTCCAAACATAACTGTATAACCTTTGAGGCATTCAATGTCAGAATAattatacatttgtttttaagTATACGTACTAAGTAGGGTACTAAGTATATGCTGTTGCTTTCATTCTGTAAAGTAAGGTTAGAAGTATACAAAACATCTAACATGTGTTGAATTTGATGATAGTTActcttttaactttttttcttaaattttaacataataagacaaagtaaaactCATTTGAAGTCATGGTACTGTTGAAGATATGGAACCCTCCTTTACATTGGAGTCCAGTGGTAATAACAGTGTAatgtaaaccgcctcatggtgtaaAATACCAGGTTTGTgctgaaaagtacaagctgcatatcctgacagatttatttgatccactcacactaggAAGGACTCTTACAGTTTTTCattaagtgtgatgggttctttaataCATGCTTCTAAAACACAGGACCTATATTTAACAGCCTATCTGAGGCCTAGGGATGTCCTTaacagaagctaggtactaatttttgcctgagtaaagtgaggaaatttgtgttaaatgcctttcccaagggcacaacgtcaacgggacaagtgTGTATAGTAAttcagcattttctttttcaggtgTTTTCTTTGAGACTGTGACAACGGACCAGGTAACTGTCGAACACCGGACGTACGCGCACCAGTTCTACACGCGACTCCTGGTGACTGAGATCCACGTGACACGGAGACAAGACACCGGTGACATCACAATCGGCTTAACAACAAATCCTGGGTCTGACGGTCAGGATTTCCTGTGGGATGCCATCTCTTCTCCTTCTGATAATAGTCGGTAGggcgtgtacatgtgttgaagATCTCTTTGAGAAATGCATAAATTCTTGGACTTTTGAAAGCCTTTGACAATAACTTAATGCCTTTATAAGATGTTTATGATAGATTATATACTGTATTTGCTTGAATGACAATAAGAACAAAAAATTGACTCCCTTAGATACGTCATGCATGTATAGATAATGTTTTAGTGATGCATCAATACTACTTATTGATATTGGTACATTATACTTCAATCTTTCTGTACCTAAATGTTTGCTTTCCTTTTCGAACACTTCATTGTAGGTACAGACATGGTACCATCAACGTGACAGAGACTGCGTGCAGCCCCAGGTCTGAAGTGCACATGTTCTGGACACCGGTACCCAGTACCATAACACTGGCAAGTTCTGAGTAAGTATAACATGTACTTATTTACATTGAAGAAACATTGTCCACAATACACCAAATGGCAATTActcgacaagcaactggataaaatttagaaacactaccttttgtcagtgaaaTCTAGATCTGTAGATCagctgttttttttaaccacgaactatgaatatgcaaataaagtgaagacaataCAAAGTAGGAAGTCAATTAGCTTctgttgtttgagtacaggaGCTGATGCTATTTGTCTAGAATAGTTAACTGAAATAAGGTCTGGGCTTTTtaattttgtattgaaaatagCTTGAAGGCTTGTTCAAATAGCTTGAAAATAGCTGTCATTCTGTTTCTACATTGCCGATTTATTCTCATTTGGAAACTATCAATCAAGAGTAACTGGGCAATATGAGTGGCTGCTCATTATCAACATCAAGTGTTCATTTATTCTGCTCAGCCTCATTTTAATTACCCGTACAAtccattgtttgtttgatgtagttgttgccatacattgtaccatgtacgattgtccaACAATAATTATCTCAACTTCACAGGTCTCAGACAAGCGTTTCATACATTACCTCCATCGACACAGACCAATCTACGGCCAGGGAAGCCTTCGAAATCGGGCGACAGTTTGCTCGCAGCAATCTTTACCCAACTCACTTAGAATCCTGGAGAAAAGTTTGGGATGCAGGACGTATAGAAGTAGAGGGGAACCTGGATCTTCAGAAGATTATCAACGGAGCGCTGTATTACATCCTGAGCTCCCTACCTGCTCAGAACCACTATGGAACAGCCAACCAGTTTTATGGACTCAGTCCAGGTGGACTGGCCAATGGGAAACTTCTACAGGTTGTTATTTTTtgaaattagaattgaaactccTAAATAacaggttgttgttttttgcggTGCCAAATTATTGTAAATTATTGCAAACATTGATGTCTCAGATGACATCTAGCAGAATTTCTATGGAATGGATGGTCAATGGAACAGCTCCTTGAAAATAGAGTGCATCATGATTTTTTATGTGTGTTGCATGCTTTCCAAAAAAAATATCCTGCAAATTTTAGCTCCTATCATCATATTAAAGCCATGTCAAAAAAAATGTGGTGATTTTACTACCAAAAGCCTCAAAATTAAGAGATTTGGTGAAGTGGGAATTTGAGATGAATTGAAGTGAATTCCATCTTAATTGGAACCAATGGTACTTAATTTGCTGCATGCCAGCTTTTTGTGTTGTTGCTGAATGATGTGCTAGCTTCCTCGTTGTTGCTGAATAATGTGCTGGCTTTCTTGTTACCAGGACTACCAGGGCCATTCATTCTGGGACACAGAAACCTGGATGTACCCACCCATCCTTATGCTCCATCCAACTCTAGCTAAGGACATGCTGAGCTACAGGATACACGTCAGAGGGCCTGCCTACGACAGGGCACAAGAAAACGGGCACCAGGGGCTGAGGTTTCCCTGGGAAAGTGCCTTTACTGGTGTGGAGGTATGATGTCTAAGTGTCTGAGTGTTATCTTGTTgtacaggaatttttttactggTTCGCTGGTTGCAACTGTTGAAAAAATAAGTCTATAATGCTATATTGTTTGTGCATTTTTGATGAGTAGTATTGTCTCAACACATTTTGATCATTTGGATTGTAAATTAATATTTGTAGAATTTTtttcaccacaaacttgaaaccactgtgAAACTGCTTGTACTGTCTCCTGCCTGCCTACTACCTCGTCTGAACCACGAACTAAAAACAACAgcaagcactccattttctctctacttcaaaattaaatcattacaaaatcaaatgcatttacagcaactATTTTTGGACTTGgatgaataatttttttcaagaagaAATGATTCCTAGAGGAAAGTGTTTTATCAGGGGTGTATTTGGCATCGTCAGGTATGGGGGGTGCAGCGCCCTTGTTCCCCTCTTTGGAAAAAGCCCTAGTTTTATCATTGACCTGTGACCTTCAGGTTACTCCGGGTGACATCTGCTGGGAGTGCAGAGAAAACCAGCA
Protein-coding sequences here:
- the LOC136422902 gene encoding uncharacterized protein DDB_G0286299-like, whose amino-acid sequence is MASNRTKKSSKIRSTGDTSGKTPVRKAQAARCGFCNLGYEVERTCDTLYVADDVAAHFLCMLYSSGLVQEDSDSSQFEDFGMFDPEDVKKEIKRGLALSCSVCHKKGATIGCDKEKCTKTCHYKCGMDYDYVFEENPDEGQFLMYCPKHKDLTSDMDDDDENWKSSDEEERDEEPDDENTDPSWDASPSKRTTPKRASQRKRGRPFKKGRKDEESPRRSKRARTTVKYDETDEESFTDDDMIIPAVRRVPTKKKIKEEKAQEEGEQDADKETSEQEDGPGDEEEEKEEGSGDKRMEKSRKRAGKAKEKDQGDDGEDSSGDGDDESGDEKMEKKDDGAQKTDFWDHSREAGTLGAVCTRVKQVMQSTLKKIQDDTATETECAAVTSFMKSTGLMQQLQEEEQKDKKDSGKKRNGQTKEEEEPEETKEDRDVPPKKASRFHTPRRGMKK
- the LOC136422384 gene encoding protein-glucosylgalactosylhydroxylysine glucosidase-like isoform X2, yielding MATWRQFLQTRMKTRRLYLALCLTLVLLVINVVAYQTILGDNSKRTKLFGANSKSRRRRQDADVPDISNSPTVFESNRLPMTGNSTIGYTLNTRLMASVGNGHLATTVYSDTIFVNGLYSGDGFKGRSHRATIPSPNNIRVTLPSEEGAVRRFALDVEKGVFFETVTTDQVTVEHRTYAHQFYTRLLVTEIHVTRRQDTGDITIGLTTNPGSDGQDFLWDAISSPSDNSRYRHGTINVTETACSPRSEVHMFWTPVPSTITLASSESQTSVSYITSIDTDQSTAREAFEIGRQFARSNLYPTHLESWRKVWDAGRIEVEGNLDLQKIINGALYYILSSLPAQNHYGTANQFYGLSPGGLANGKLLQDYQGHSFWDTETWMYPPILMLHPTLAKDMLSYRIHVRGPAYDRAQENGHQGLRFPWESAFTGVEVTPGDICWECRENQQHITGDIAFAARQYVSATRDLGWLREEKGWELIRETARFWKSRPTFNQKRGLYDINGVMPPDEIHHTVNNSIYTNVVAKLSMDFANYTACLVGEADETADEVESWVTDVGDRLYLPEITAEKYHPEFEGYPKGELIKQADVILLGYPLMWKMSDEVRRNDLNVYEEVTDRNGPAMTWSMFCVGWLELQEYSKASQMFQDSYSIYVKEPFKVWTEAHQGLGAVNFITGMGGFLQAVLFGYGGFRLHVDHLDLNPVLPPDTDRMKIHGLDYLGSSIDFTISRDQVTINVTSLGGDYPLEITAGDASYTLQEGVPVQLPRGPATIATTRQDSYRCTPPVVGDGTAGRLQATIWVFLLSIFLTAMQ
- the LOC136422384 gene encoding protein-glucosylgalactosylhydroxylysine glucosidase-like isoform X1 — translated: MPNPYVENYSEESYKQQFLQTRMKTRRLYLALCLTLVLLVINVVAYQTILGDNSKRTKLFGANSKSRRRRQDADVPDISNSPTVFESNRLPMTGNSTIGYTLNTRLMASVGNGHLATTVYSDTIFVNGLYSGDGFKGRSHRATIPSPNNIRVTLPSEEGAVRRFALDVEKGVFFETVTTDQVTVEHRTYAHQFYTRLLVTEIHVTRRQDTGDITIGLTTNPGSDGQDFLWDAISSPSDNSRYRHGTINVTETACSPRSEVHMFWTPVPSTITLASSESQTSVSYITSIDTDQSTAREAFEIGRQFARSNLYPTHLESWRKVWDAGRIEVEGNLDLQKIINGALYYILSSLPAQNHYGTANQFYGLSPGGLANGKLLQDYQGHSFWDTETWMYPPILMLHPTLAKDMLSYRIHVRGPAYDRAQENGHQGLRFPWESAFTGVEVTPGDICWECRENQQHITGDIAFAARQYVSATRDLGWLREEKGWELIRETARFWKSRPTFNQKRGLYDINGVMPPDEIHHTVNNSIYTNVVAKLSMDFANYTACLVGEADETADEVESWVTDVGDRLYLPEITAEKYHPEFEGYPKGELIKQADVILLGYPLMWKMSDEVRRNDLNVYEEVTDRNGPAMTWSMFCVGWLELQEYSKASQMFQDSYSIYVKEPFKVWTEAHQGLGAVNFITGMGGFLQAVLFGYGGFRLHVDHLDLNPVLPPDTDRMKIHGLDYLGSSIDFTISRDQVTINVTSLGGDYPLEITAGDASYTLQEGVPVQLPRGPATIATTRQDSYRCTPPVVGDGTAGRLQATIWVFLLSIFLTAMQ